The DNA region AGCGCGCAGCAGTGCGCTGTGCACACGTCTTCACCACCGTCTCTCAGATCACCGCCATTGAGGCCGAGCACTTACTAAAGCGGAAACCAGGTGATTTAAGTTCCTGCTTTTTACTGTTTTCTCTACATCCTAATGGCAACAAAATACAGTCATGAATCAGtcagatgacagaatttaaaatgcCATCATTGGAGATTGATCTAGTATTAGAAAGGGATTCTGGTTTCTTTTCATTATTACATGCTTCCTGATTTGGTTCAGAACTGGACTTCTGCCAGGAAGCtgctgctttttttgttgtttggtcTGTTTGCTAAAGATACCCACGTCCATCTTTCTCTGTCAGATATTGTGACTCCGAACGGCCTGAATGTGAAGAAGTTCTCAGCCATGCACGAGTTCCAGAACCTCCACGCTCAGAGTAAAGCGCGCATCCAGGAGTTTGTCAGAGGCCATTTCTACGGGTCAGAGCTCAAAAGACAATCCTATTCATGTGTCCATCTGCAAAACACTCTcccatacactgctgttcaaacgtTTTGGATAAGATTTTCAATAGTCTATTCTGCTCATCAGGGctgcatttgtttaatcaaataaacagaagaaaatattgtgaaatattataacaaatgtATAAATAGCAATTctctattttaaatttgaatttaatcctgtgatttaaaagctgaattttcatcagccattaatccagtcttaagtgtcacatgatccttcagaaatcattcttatatgttgATTTGCTAATCCGTTAATATCAGCattggaaactgttgtgctgcttaatttttttttggaacctgtgatacttttttcaggattctttgataagtaaaaagtaaaaaacgaacaaacaaaaaaaaacagcatttatttgaaatgtatatattttctaacaatataagttTTAACtatcacatccttgctgaataaaaatattagttactttcaaaaaagggaaaaaaaaaaaaaagtccttacCCCAGACTGTTGAACGGTGGTGTATATTGTAACGaaggatttctattttgaataaatgctgttcttttgaactttttattcatcaaagaatcctaaaaaaaagtatcaccgatttccaacattgattataatcagcatatagaatgatttctgaaggatcatgtgacactgacgactggactaatgatgctgaaaatacagctttgcatcacaggaataaattatatgtgaccctggaccacaaaaacagtcgCTGGGGTATGTTTGCAGCAAtacccaaaaaaacattgtatgggtcaaaattataaatttttcttttatgccaaaaatcattaggatattaagtaaagatcatgttccatgaaaatatttccTACCCTAAATATATAAAcacttaatttttgatcagtaatatgctttgataagaattacatttttaacaagtttaaaggtgattttctcaatctttagattttttttgcaccctcagattccagatttttaaatagttgtaactcagatgatgtttaaatctcaattttgaaaagttgacacttaagactggttttgtgggccAAGGTCACATATTTAAagtaaaactgttattttatattgtattagtattccacagtattttttttcctctgtatttttaatcaaatgaatgcagcattgatttatttgttgtttatttgaataGGGACAGATACAAAATAAACATAGATTATTACATAAAGAACAATCTGATGCATGTATCACAGTGTTTATAGCCATGGCTAATTCGCAACACCTGTCCCTAGAagagcttttaacagtcaagataATGAGgaaggaaaaattaaaataaaaaaaattacagcgaATACAATGAAATGTCCAGAAACCAGTTAGCACCAATAAAGATAAGTATAATAAATAAACGCATTCACTCGaactcacacagatgcacacctcacatacacccaGCTACACATCTCatatgagcaaaagagacttctttaaaaagatTGAAAATCTTACTGAATCCAAATTTCTCTTCTCGTTTTGTGTGCAGGCATTTAGATTTTAACCTTGACAAGACAGTGTTTCTCTTCATTGCTGGACGCTATGAATTCTCAAATAAAGGGGCTGATATCTTTCTTGAGGCATTGGCCAGACTTAATTACCTGCTGAGGGTCAGTATTTGTGTTTTAGGATGTATGTGCATTCGATAAGTCACAATATGAACACCAAATGTTGTAAGGATGAAAGTTTAAATTCGATGTTGATTTGAAACAAGATTCTTGTATGTCCAGGTGAATCACAGCGATGTGACCGTAATAGCATTCTTCATCATGCCTGCTCGTACCAACAACTTCAACGTGGAGACCCTGAAGGGCCAAGCCGTACGGAAACAGCTCTGGTAACCATGAAAACTGCACTGTGAGGACTGCTAACCTGAATGACACGGTTTAGCTCGGCCTACTCGCTTAATATAAACAACCAAGTTCAATCAAGTTCTGTTGAAAGCAgatttattttacagttaattATGTTCTGTTAAAGtattgaaaattgaaaattattcagttttgttttagtttgagtaattttacaatttattattttttttttgtcaaattattttcagttAATTGCCAGGTTTTAAAGTTTAAGTGTCTCCTCtaataaatattttcagttttttttttttttttattattaaatgaaggAAAACcatttttgatcttttttttgttttaggtttaattaacaataacaacactggccTAGAGCATCCGAACACAACTCCCTGTTTTCTTTAGCCATTCTGCAGTGAATGATGGATATGtgatttagttattttttcatacattcatttatttatttagttttacttaaTAGTTACAACACTGGATGTGTGATGATgtagaaaataattttattcgtttatttattcattcattcatatttatttatttttgtttaataaacagtACTCATAATTTCACCTGATTGAAATTTCCCCTCAAAATTTTTGCTTTGTCTCAGGGACTGTTGAAGCAGTGAATGAATGATGTTGTGACATTGCATCTTTGTCGTATTGTCAGGGACACTGCTCATACTGTGAAGGAGCGCTTTGGGAAGAGACTCTACGAATCACTTTTAGTGTGAGTTGGTTTTTGTGTTTCAACTGTATTATGTCATCTCTTCTGAGGAGTGACAGTGCTCTCTTTCTCGATGTTAGAGGGCAGCTGCCTGATGTGTCTAAGATGTTAGATAAAGAGGACTTAACCATGATGAAACGTGCCATCTTCGCCACCCAGCGCCAGTGCCTGCCCCCCGTCTGCAGTCACAACATGCTGGAGGATAGCAGTGACCCCATCCTCAACTGCATCCGCCGTATCGGCCTCTTCAATACCGCTCAGGACAGAATCAaggcatacacacacaaaccataCACTATAATGGATGTTTTCACAGGTCATttgttatgtaaaaaaatacttaatacaCCTCTAATACCTCATATTCTTCTGCTAGGTGGTCTTCCATCCAGAGTTTCTCTCCTCCACTTCTCCTCTCCTGCCGATGGACTACGAGGAGTTTGTGAGAGGCTGCCATCTTGGAGTATTTCCATCCTACTATGAGCCCTGGGGATACACACCAGGTAAAACTACCCACACTccctgtatgtttgtgtgtgtgtatatgtgtgtatgtgtatatgtatatatgtacactcATGCtcccggtgtatatatatatttttttaaagtttggtcagtaatgtggtaaaaaaaaaggtatacaaacaagaaattatatagtttgttatagtttttttttttttcagaattcatgcattatatttatcaAAGTGAGAGCAAATACATCACTTTTGTTTTATAGTTTTGACATTGAGAATAAGAAATGAGCATCAaaattcttgagcaccaaatcagcatgtaagaataatttctgaatgatcatttgatattttaaaaacatattattttacagtattgctgtatatttaaataaaataaatgcatccttggtgagcataaagagACTTCTTTTCAAAAACGTTAAACGGACTTaccgaccccagacttttgaatgatagtttgTGAGCTCTGTATTAAAAACATCCACTCAACACAAtgcgtacatttttttttttttttttagccgaGTGTACAGTATTGGGTATCCCTTCGGTCTCGACTAACCTGTCTGGGTTTGGCTGTTTCATGGAGGAGCACATTGCTGACCCGTCAGCTTATGGTGAGAGTTGTACATATACACTGGAAATAATGAACAGCAGTTACAAGATTTTCTCTCTTTTAGTTTGAATCTGCTTTAGTTTCATTGCGTAATGTACATTTTTCTCAACTCCTCTTTTTCAGGTATCTATATTCTGGATCGGCGGTACCGTGGGGTGGATGAGTCCTGCAATCAGCTGACATCTTTCCTGTTTCAGTTCTGTCAGCAGAGCCGCAGACAGAGGATCATTCAGAGGAACCGAACAGAGCGCCTCAGTGACCTGCTAGATTGGAGATATTTGGGCAGGGTcagataatacacacacacacacacacacacacacacaaaacacacagtgaAATG from Carassius carassius chromosome 1, fCarCar2.1, whole genome shotgun sequence includes:
- the gys1 gene encoding glycogen [starch] synthase, muscle, with translation MPLARSLSVTSLSGLDEWDEEFDREDAVLFEIAWEVANKVGGIYTVIQTKARLTCEEWGENYFLVGPYMESSVRTQVELIEPCNAALRRTIDKMNSSGCKVYFGRWLIEGSPYVILLDVGFTAWSLDRWKTELWENCSIGVPWFDREANDAILFGFLTAWLLGEFAAQCDEPPHIVAHFHEWLAGLGLVLCRQRQLPVATIFTTHATLLGRYLCAGNVDFYNNLAKFNVDKEAGDRQIYHRYCLERAAVRCAHVFTTVSQITAIEAEHLLKRKPDIVTPNGLNVKKFSAMHEFQNLHAQSKARIQEFVRGHFYGHLDFNLDKTVFLFIAGRYEFSNKGADIFLEALARLNYLLRVNHSDVTVIAFFIMPARTNNFNVETLKGQAVRKQLWDTAHTVKERFGKRLYESLLVGQLPDVSKMLDKEDLTMMKRAIFATQRQCLPPVCSHNMLEDSSDPILNCIRRIGLFNTAQDRIKVVFHPEFLSSTSPLLPMDYEEFVRGCHLGVFPSYYEPWGYTPAECTVLGIPSVSTNLSGFGCFMEEHIADPSAYGIYILDRRYRGVDESCNQLTSFLFQFCQQSRRQRIIQRNRTERLSDLLDWRYLGRYYVSARHMALAKAFPDTFIYEPQEPTSATGFRYPRPASVPPSPAHSLHSSPHHSEGEEEEEPYDEDLEAEKDRVNIRQPLNMPNRNKNQTVDLPEKN